The following is a genomic window from Spirosoma agri.
GTAGCGTCAGAACCTATTAATGTGGTGCCGTTGTAAAACTCGACACGGGTGGCACTGGCATTGTAGACCGACGCGTTGATAACCAAATTCGTACCGATGGCAACGGTCGTATTGTTCGCCGGGCTACTAATCGCTACGGATGGCGTGGCCGGACCGAAATCATCAGCCGGGTTCAGTATGTGGTCTTTCACCCACGTACCCGACGGACTGGTGTTGTTCCACTGCTGGCTGTTGCAGGCACCGGCATTGAGCGCAGCCGACGACTCGCCCGCATCCGAAAATGTCCAGTTACACCAGCTTATTTTCTGGTTACCCGGATTGCTGCCCGCCATCAGATCGAGCCAGGCCTGCCCATTGGTAAAGTCCAGGTTTCCACCGCCCGAGTACGTAGACGTACCCCATTCGCTGAAAAAGAGGGGAAGCTGGTTCGTTACGGATTTGACATCGTTCTGGAAAAAATGCGATGCGGCATAAAAATGAACCGTATACAGAAGATTAGTATAGGCAAGCGGAGCGCTCAAGACATCCTGTGGGCGCTGGTCCCAGTTGGGCGTACCCACCAGCACGATAGCGTTGGGCGCGTTTTTTCGAATAACCGGAATAACCTGTTCGGCGTAACTTTTTATCTGCGACCAGTTAACGCCGTTTGGTTCGTTACAGATCTCGTAGATGACGTGTTTCTTCCCCGCATTGCGCTGCGACATGATATTAAAAAACTCGATCGCATCGGCGGTATGTACGTTCGGGTCGCCGGGGTTGAGAATGTGCCAGTCGATGATGCAATAGATGCCGCTCTGCTCGGCCCAGTCAACGATCTGATTGACTTTGGCCCGCATGGCTTCTTTACCGCTCAGGTAACCACCCTCGTCTACATACATCGCAATGCGCAGTACGTCGGCACCCCAGTCTTTAGCCACGGCCTGAACCGAACTCTGGGTGTAACAGGTCGGAAACCACTGCAAACCATGCGTGCTTACCCCCCGGAGCTGAATCGCTTTGCCTGACTCGTTGGTGAGTTGGTTACCAACTACGTTGAGTTGCCCATTGGCCGCTACGGGTGTCGGCGACTGGCCTATTGCCAATAAGCTGGAGAACAGGCAGCTTAAAAAGAATAGTATATAGATTTTCATAAGAACAAAGTGGTAAAGTTGACGGCTGACTATGTAGGCAAGATACCGAATTTGTAAATTAAAAATAGATACTGGTGTATTTATTTATCGCTAACCATTTTCACCATTCACGAAGCTGGATTGCAACAGAATGGTTAAACTTGCGGCCTAGTCTGCTTTTCTTGTCAACGTATCTTTTTTCTGCATGAAACTATTCCGCTTCGGCCAGCCCGATCACGAGCATCCCGGCGTATTACTAGCCACCGGACAACACATCGACGTAACACATTTTGGTGAAGATTTCGACGAATCTTTTTTTGCCAGCAACGGACCCGACCGACTGACGCACTGGCTGACGTCGCACGCGCAGAACTGTCCCGAAGTGTCGTCCGATGAGCGCTTTGGGCCCTGCATCAAACGGCCGTCCAAGATTGTATGCGTAGGGCTGAACTACGCCAAACACGCTGCTGAAACGAACGCGCCGATTCCGGCGGAGCCAATTTTATTCTTCAAAGCAACGACCGCCCTGTGTGGACCGAACGATAACGTAGTGATCCCAAAACGGTCCGAAAAAACGGACTGGGAGGTCGAACTGGCCATTATCATCGGTAAGAAAGCCAGTTACGTAGAGCTGGATCAGGCCATGGAGTACGTAGCGGGCTATGCGCTGCACAACGACTACAGCGAACGAGCCTGGCAACTGGAACGCGGTGGACAATGGGTGAAGGGCAAAAGTGCCGATACGTTTGCGCCCCTCGGACCGTATCTGGTCACCAAAGACGAAATCGAAAATCCCAATGCGCTACGCCTGTGGCTTGATCTCAACGGCGAACATCTACAGGATTCCAACACCGACGATATGATTTTCAACGTGCCGACGCTCATTAGCTACATCAGTCAGTTTATGACGCTGTTGCCCGGCGATGTAATTTCAACCGGAACGCCCGCTGGTGTTGGTTTGGGATTAAGTCCACAGCGGTACTTGAAGCCCGGTGACGTAGTTGAACTGGGCATCGAAGGGCTGGGTGAGCAAAAACAAACCGCCGTCGCTTTCGTGTGACCGGGATTGGTGTGATTGAGCCGATCACAAGGATTGGTGTGGGGAGTCTCACCCGCGTAGTACGATCACGACGAGCCTATAACTCTCAAAACCCCACCGGGCTACCGGTACACTTTAAATGGTTCAGATGACGATTGACGCTCACCAGCATTTCTGGCATTACGACCCCATCCGCGATAGCTGGATTACGGACGACATGGCAATGATCCGCCGTGATTTCCTGCCCGCCGATCTGGAGCCGATCCTGGCCGGAAACGGGGTAAACGGCTGCGTAGCCGTTCAGGCTTCGCAGTCGGAGGAGGAGACGC
Proteins encoded in this region:
- a CDS encoding fumarylacetoacetate hydrolase family protein codes for the protein MKLFRFGQPDHEHPGVLLATGQHIDVTHFGEDFDESFFASNGPDRLTHWLTSHAQNCPEVSSDERFGPCIKRPSKIVCVGLNYAKHAAETNAPIPAEPILFFKATTALCGPNDNVVIPKRSEKTDWEVELAIIIGKKASYVELDQAMEYVAGYALHNDYSERAWQLERGGQWVKGKSADTFAPLGPYLVTKDEIENPNALRLWLDLNGEHLQDSNTDDMIFNVPTLISYISQFMTLLPGDVISTGTPAGVGLGLSPQRYLKPGDVVELGIEGLGEQKQTAVAFV